The Cannabis sativa cultivar Pink pepper isolate KNU-18-1 chromosome 8, ASM2916894v1, whole genome shotgun sequence genomic interval AACCATGTTTATGAAGTCGTGGGCTTACTTAACTAAACAAAATCCTCCGTTATTGCCGGAGCTCACACCCTTTTATGACCGGAATGTTATTAAAGACCCACCTGGGTTTGACATGATAAAATTCTTGCGATCAAGTCCTGGATCGACGTTATCTGATTGTAGAAATAATCCAAAACTGTTTGAATTCCGTCAATTTTCAATCTTGGATGAACTCACCGACTTATATCGAGCCACTTTTGAACTAAGCCGCTCCGATATAGATAAACTCCGGCAAAGGGTATCGTCCAATTGGGATAGCAGCTCAAAACCAAAGCTCCATTTATCAACTTTTGTTGTTACGTTTGCTTACGTCTTCGATTGCATTCTAAAAGTTACAGAAGGAGATGAAAGTAAAATGAAAGTTATGTTCGGATTCTCTGCTGATTATAGGAACCGTTTAATCCCTCCGGTGCCGGAAAATTACTTTGGGAACTGCGTAGGATTCAAGATGAATTACGAGAACATGAGAGAGCAATTGGTTGGTAGGGATGGAGATTCGTTTAGTGCTGTTGCTGAGAAGATCAGTGGTTTGGTGAAGGAGATGGGTAATCATGATCAGAATGATATTTTGAAAGAAGGAGAACTATTGGTTTCGAAGAGGGGTTTAATAGCGTCTGAAAAATACTCCGGAGTTGGAGTAGCTGGGTCGCCGAGGTTCGGCGTTTACAGCATAGATTTTGGATGGGGCCATCCCAAGAAGGTATCTTTCATATCTATAGAAAATGGTTCCATTTCAATGGCGGACTCTGAAAATGGAGACGGCGGTGTTGAGGTTGGTTTGTATTTGAAGAAACAACAAATGGATGTTTTTACTTCTGTTTTCCTCACCGGTCTTAGTCTTTAGCAATATTATTTAAGGTTGTTACTTTTCTATGCTGAAAACATACATCTTTctatatttatctatatatatttatggaaatttttgtaaaaataaaaaaaataataataataatttaaagtataaaaataaataaaccccaTATGGAAATTGTTGTGCTATTTAAGGAATTTGTTGTACATCTAACAGATTCTTTACTTTTCCCCGTTTGTTGTAAAAGAAACTCTGTGAAGAAACTTGGGAGAAATAAAGTCAAAATTACCTAAAATActgtatatgatatataaatgATTTTACATTGACAAcctttataaaaatttatttattttttattgattaaCAATACTACTATAGTTTTGATCCTTAAAAAGAAGAAAGCTATTGAGATTAAAGATTATAAGCCTATTAATTTATCTTCTACACTTTATAAAGTTGTCAGCTAAAATTATTTCTAATAGGCTGAATATTTCAAGAATAATGATTTTATTCATGCTTCAAGGAAGGGTTCATTGTTCCTCTTTAACTTGAAGAAGTCTTTTATGGGGAAGAGACTTGCTTTTGAAAGGGTTGATTTAGAAAGTAGaaaatggtaagtttatctCAACAAATAGTTCTCCTTGGGTCCCTGCTGTTGGTTCTCTTCAGTATAAGCATAATGCCCTTCCCCTTGTTCATTCAGTTTCTTATTtcattgatgatagtgattgtTGGGATGTAAAGAAACTTACTTCTTATTTCTCCAATGATACTGTAAGTGCTATTCTTCATGTCCCAGTTGATCCCTCCCTCTATGGATGATTGTCTCTTTTGGGGACGACATCCTTCTGGCATTTTTACTGTAAATTCAACTTACCATCTGGCCTGCTTTCTTTGAAAGATGGTGGAACACGAGTTGGACTCTGAAAATTCCATCAAGAATTAAGTATTTTGTTTGGAAGGCTTTCAATCATGTTCTCCTATCTTCTTTAAATCTTCATAAGAAGAATGTCATTGACAACCCTATGTGTTCATAATGTTCTGCCAAAATTGAATCGGTCACTCATGCCCTCTTAGAGTGTTCTAGAGCCAAATTTGTGAGGAGGGATACTTCTTTTGTTcagttttataatttaaataagcaTTGTGATATTAAAGAATTTCTTTTGAGAGGATTTGATAAGATTAAAAAGGAACAGCTTCCTCTATTTTTTGGTGTTAGTTGGATGGTTTAGAATCATAGGAACAATGCTTTATATGATAAATCAGTTTTTAACATTGTAAATGTGAGAATCTAGTTTTTACTTTGCTGCAGGTTTACATTACAGCTCAAGAATATGGCGTATTCGGTAAAAGCAATTATGATAATGCTCCTTTCAATAACTCTTGTAATTCTAATGAGATTACACTGACCAAATTACCATCACAAGAGAAGTATATATAAGTTGAATGTGGATGCATCAAATAAtgcaaataagaaaagaggcTTTGGTGCTGTTGTGACCAACTGGAATGGAGATGTTGTTGCTGGCTCGTGTTATATGACTCCAATTTTTGCTGAAGCTAAAGCACTTTACAATGCATTAATCTCGTGCTCTATGGTGAAGTTTTCTATCGATTTGGTGGAGTCGGATTGCCAAGTCTTGGTTAACAAGATTAAGCATAAATTGAGGGATAGATCTTCATTGTATAATCTTGTGCAAAAGATCAACTTCTTTTTATCTTCTTCTCTTAATGTTTCTCTTCATTATGttccaataaataataatgttttAGCTCATAATCTTGCCAGGAGATCGTTAGGCTCAATTAAGGAGATTGTTTGGAATGGTTGTTTTTCAAACTAATACTTTCTGGaatttataattgaaaatttcattttctatacttaaataaaattcttattacaaaaaatactttattaatttttggcTAACTGAGTTTTTTACCCCCTGAACtatgacatgtattaaatcatgccccctgaatttttaaggtcgttaaaaatgccccatgaactattgagattgttggatttaaggacttttgtccaattttagaaaaaaagtctaacatggatgaaagttcagggagtatgatttagtacttgtcaaagttcaaggggcatgatttggtagatatcaaagtatgaGGAGCATTgtttaatacataaacaatcactgaaatagtaaaattgaatgaaattagacaaaagtccttaaatccaacaatctcaatagtacagggggtatttttaacgaccttaaaagttaaggaggcatgatttggtacatgtcaaagttcagggagcaaaaatcctaattagccttaatttttttatacattactATTCTAATAACTCCTTATTTTACCCAATTAAAATACctttaccatttttttaaacctaagaaaaacctaaaaacaatCAAATCCCCTCTCTCTAACCTAATCACTTCAGCTCCTCCAttctttgcaaaaaaaaaaaaaaaaaacacaaacaaaaccaATAGTCGGTCCCGTCTAGCTCCGTCTCTTCAGTCCGATCACGTGTCTGGTCGTCCCCCACTTCGTCAATGCAAAGACCCATCCCAACCATCTGTCCCTTTCCAGTCACGCCCTTTCCAGCCACGCGAAGGACCCGTCCCAACCATTCAGGCCCGTTCCCTCCGCCGATCGTCGAGTTTGATCCTCCACCCATCCAGCCCGTTCATTTTCCCACGCGAAGATATTGTTCCAAAAAAAAGTTTGTTAGTTCAATTTTTAATCTTTTGTGGTTGATTTAGAATGATTTTTCAATGTTTGTGTTAATTTACACTTAGTTTTGAtggatttttttaaattttcgattaGTTTTGAATGGTGGTTATGGTGTTTTCTGATCCAATGGGGTTGGTCGGATAAAATGAAAACGATGTATGTTCTCGATTGTTTATCGATAAATTCTCGATATATAGGCTATCGACAGGTTTTGGTGAGGGTGattaagtttagatattatCAATATGTTATTGACATGTTCTCGATAGTTGaaacattgaaaaaaaaaattatcatttcactttttttttaattaatttttgtttgaaTATCGATGGGTTGTCGATAAGATTTAACTTTTGATGATAGTCATTAAGTTTAGCTATTATTAATGGGTTATCGATATATTATCGACACGTTATCGATAGTTGAAGCATTGCtaaaaatttgtaatttcatttttatattatcGTTTGAATATCGATTAATTAGACAAAATATCGATATGTTATCGATTAAGATTTAGCTTTTGGTTCTTGACAAGTTAAAGTATGTATTATTGATATATTCTTGACAAGTTCTTGATAGTTAAAGCACTGCAAAAGAattataatttcattttttatttattatcgttTGAATATCGATTGATTATCGATAAATTGTCGACAGAATCTTCACAGGttataatacaataaaaatggTTTAATTTTTGGTGCAAAATGAAATATTATAAGACGAAAATATGAAAATAGTTGAGTAAGAACAATAaatctaatatataatataatatgttgGTATATCACAacattactttttttatttgtatattacAAATTATTACTTGTTAAACAATAGTGTTAGTAAAACACATAAATTGTGAGAAAATAACCTAGAAGTCATAAATCTCTTTCAAAAGTTCTTACAATGGTTTTTGCAACTTAAGTGCTCTCTAGAAAAATTCTAGTGAAATGACTTCACTATTTATAGATAATAATTACATCAATTAAGTTTCCCAAAACTAATAAgaattaaaatagaaaacttGAGTACTTTTCTTAAACAAATAAAGCAAAAAAAGGAAACTAAATAGGGTTCCTCTTATTTTCTTGCCAATGCGAATTTGTCTCATAAAATAGGAATGTAATCGTGACTTGAATACTTGAAGACTTATAGAGAGAATCTCTGAAGAACATTTCGAAAACGTATTGATAACCCATCGAGAAAGGTCTTTCCTGACCTTAGGACATCCGTATCATGAACCTATCGAGAACGTATTGAGAACCAATCGAGAAAGATCAACCCTGACCTTAAGACAATGGCGTCAAGAACCCATCGAGAACGTGTCGAGAATCCATTgagaaaaatacaaacacacAGAATGCAAGTGTTGTATTTTTCTAACAAGCTTAAAGGAAactatcatttcacttctaacaaatagaagctatagatgtcCATATCTATGACTAACACtctcactcaattatactactgAGTTATCAAAATGCAAGTGTTGGCTAGTCCATAGGAAAGAGCATGTaacaaacaaatcaaagagcTTTAAATAGCACAATTAGCTTAAAGcttaatcatgtcaggattgaaATCTAATAGATCTTTGATAAACTAGATGATATTGGCCTTGGAATAATTATAACGGTAACTTATGATAATCGTATCTCGTTTTGATGTAAATCCTATACATccaatgataattttatttttcttaatatctTGGAAAAGATATACCACGTACCAAAAGTATAAATAAATCTTATTGATGATTATCACTTCAGTGTAAATTTAGTGCACTgataaattatgaaaaatatttgaaaCACAAAATCATAATTTTCTTTTACTATAATAACATcactataattataaataactatATATTCTACATTTAAATGGAATttatatattcattatatattCACGTAAGTAAAAAGGTGAACCAAGTGATTGATAAagttaaaatttgatttttaaactttattgagatgatattaaattgaatttaagttttatttaggccataaattctaacaaaaacacCCAGATACTATGGGAGATTTAAGACGATATCCCTATGTAATGTgctttacaaagttatatcaaAAGTGCTGGCTAATCATTTGAAATGCATTCTCTACTCATGGTTGCAGGATTTGATGTGTACCAAAGGGACAAACATGCTTGAGGAGACTATTATGATTTGCTCTGTCAATTTGGAAGTCCAGGAATGATATTATTTAGAAACAAAAATTGTGTACTGCGACTGATGTAATGTTATTTGCACGTTTAATTCTTACTCAATGGAAACATGCTCACTCTCAAAAATTTGAAACCTCTTCATGTTCCTACTGAAACTTTTGATGGTGGCGAGCATTGGACGAAATTGTTGCTTACATGTTTAAGATTAATGTGGATGGTGATCTCTTTCAAGCTACAAATGGATATGGTGTTGGTGTTATTGTTTGGGACTATCAAGGTCATTTGGTTGAAGCTTTCTAGGTGTATAAAATGGGTGGTACTCAATCTAAGGTGGCTAAAATCATTTGCATTAAAAAGGCTTTAAGATGGCATGAAGGGAAGAATGTGCAAGGTGTTGTGgtagaaactaattatttagtGGCTTTCCAAGCTCTAAACAACAATGTCCGCATGCCCTCTATGTTTGGATTGCTGGTTTATGATTGTTAATTGTTGATATCTTCTTTTGTTATTGTATATAAACATTTGTTTTGTTACCGATCTGCTAACAGAATTATCTATTGTCTTGCTCGAAGCTCTTGTTATTAGTCAGATTGTAATTTTGCATGAGGGTACAACTCCTGCTGctcttcaaattattattttagctaATTTGAGTGATTAATGAAAGTTTGtactcatttttttaaaaaaaaaatagtacccCAAATTACACTACTAAAAAAAGTAGAATTTGCGTCGGTCAACGGGACGGTCAATGGCAAGGACCGACGCAAAAAGTGGAAGCCAAGTTGTTGTGTCGGTTGGAAACTGACGCAAAAGAATAGGAGTTTGCGTCGGTTATCTATTCGACGCTAAAATTTAAACCgatgaaaaaatttaattttttttttaaaaaatattttatgcgGCTGTTACCAACCGACGCTATTAATGCTTGCATCCGTTGGAAATCGACGCAATTACCATGAGCGTTTAATAAAAACAGTCgctaattaattagttttttcaCAAAATCCCTAATTCTAACTTAGACATTTCATTTTCAGAAAACCTAATATTCCATTCCTCTCTTCTCTCTCCCGCCCAAAACTCCATGATCCTCTCTTCGCCTCAAGCTCCATGAAAGAAGACTCTCTCGACTAGGCCAGCGGCGCACCACCGAATCTTGAGGGCCATTTCAACCTTCTCCACTCTATTTCCCTCTCCGCTGGATCTCTCTCCCCTTCGCCCTCTTCTTAGCACGACCCAACCACAACAATACCTCCTTGGTGTCCTCTTCATTGCCGACCACTGCTCCTCcagaggtatatatatatataattaacttaTAGAGAAGAACTAGTAAGTaacaataatagtaattttaGAGGTTCTTGAGCTTATAAAGTTTGATTAGTTGTATTACATAATGTTAACCATGTCTTGAATGTTTTAAAAGCaaaaaataagattatattCATTTAGCCATTTACTTCTCCTACTTGCtatttgtttgatttgttttgtttttgttcaTTTTTGGTGAAGCGCTTATTGAAGCGGGAGTCTTTTCATGGTTTTTGATAGAAAATATTCATTTAGCCATTTGCTTCTCCTACTTGCtatttgtttgatttgttttgtttttgttcaTTTTTGGTGAAGCCCTTATTGAAGCGGGA includes:
- the LOC115700299 gene encoding phenolic glucoside malonyltransferase 1-like, whose protein sequence is MALPSSAKTLEVSHVAPLTTSPESNVHFTLPLTFFDIIWFKFAPVERVFFYALPETKHTFFNSVLPKLKHTLSLTLQYFLPLAGKITWPQDSPKLVLQYTPGDVVSVSVAESDADFDLIASNRAFHASLVRPLVSPLHVSETGASVIALRITLFPNRGFSIGITTHHAVLDGKSTTMFMKSWAYLTKQNPPLLPELTPFYDRNVIKDPPGFDMIKFLRSSPGSTLSDCRNNPKLFEFRQFSILDELTDLYRATFELSRSDIDKLRQRVSSNWDSSSKPKLHLSTFVVTFAYVFDCILKVTEGDESKMKVMFGFSADYRNRLIPPVPENYFGNCVGFKMNYENMREQLVGRDGDSFSAVAEKISGLVKEMGNHDQNDILKEGELLVSKRGLIASEKYSGVGVAGSPRFGVYSIDFGWGHPKKVSFISIENGSISMADSENGDGGVEVGLYLKKQQMDVFTSVFLTGLSL